A window of the Desulfotignum phosphitoxidans DSM 13687 genome harbors these coding sequences:
- a CDS encoding glycosyltransferase — translation MEIVFNSNRSISPKISIILLDWACRESFHILKYLNTQTVSRDLYEIIWIEYYKRKPAVISDWLEKSIKSGQPILDKWVIIGMADEVYYHKHVMYNLGIAVSRGDIITICDSDAVVQPTFIESIITFFDNENDVVLHLDQVRSNDRSFYPFNYPSIEQIKSSECINIIDGKPRGIVDRSKPYHNPNFGACFSALREDIIAIGGADEHIDYLGHICGPYDMTFRLVNLGKKEVWHDSEWLYHLWHPGQSGDNNFAGPHDGRHMSQTALTARTTGRVLPLVENQAIKQLRKSENKQSINSTFLEGILSNIDTKKWTIFVPDYQAADYQIGDYKLNMLELETLTQKRISHYSGKPFMLYCAYKIFILAMIRRLRKKISASSASPFISKSSVSKTGEIQLKKKANDYFDRFKKDTYYFVGRCVQCIDDLNSMGVKRIVLWGDRCVADILAFFSKKHQIKFVFKSGLADEKMTNNFDKIIIASFDDVERKTYLLRRIGIDKKNIVDLW, via the coding sequence ATGGAAATCGTTTTTAATTCAAATCGGTCTATATCACCAAAAATAAGTATAATTCTTTTGGATTGGGCTTGCCGGGAGAGTTTCCACATCCTAAAGTATTTAAACACACAAACTGTATCACGAGACTTATATGAAATAATCTGGATAGAATATTATAAAAGAAAACCTGCCGTAATTTCGGATTGGCTTGAAAAGAGTATTAAATCTGGCCAGCCTATTTTGGATAAATGGGTCATAATCGGAATGGCGGACGAGGTTTACTACCACAAACATGTCATGTATAATTTGGGAATTGCTGTCAGCAGAGGAGATATTATAACAATCTGCGATTCTGATGCCGTTGTTCAACCAACTTTTATTGAAAGTATAATAACATTTTTTGATAATGAAAATGATGTTGTTCTGCACCTGGATCAGGTGCGGAGTAATGATAGAAGTTTTTATCCTTTCAATTATCCTTCAATTGAACAAATCAAATCATCTGAATGTATAAACATAATAGACGGAAAACCCAGAGGAATTGTGGACCGTTCAAAACCATATCATAATCCAAACTTTGGTGCATGTTTTTCCGCTTTGCGTGAAGATATTATTGCCATTGGCGGGGCAGACGAGCATATAGATTATTTGGGGCATATCTGCGGCCCCTATGATATGACATTTCGCCTGGTTAATTTAGGGAAAAAAGAAGTGTGGCATGATAGTGAATGGCTTTATCATCTATGGCACCCGGGGCAGAGTGGAGATAATAATTTTGCTGGGCCACATGATGGACGACATATGTCTCAAACAGCGCTAACGGCAAGAACTACAGGCCGCGTTCTTCCACTGGTTGAAAATCAAGCAATAAAACAGTTGCGAAAATCCGAAAATAAACAGTCGATAAACTCGACTTTTCTGGAAGGAATTTTATCAAATATTGACACAAAAAAATGGACTATTTTTGTTCCTGATTATCAAGCAGCAGACTATCAAATTGGTGACTATAAGCTTAATATGTTGGAACTTGAAACCCTAACGCAAAAAAGGATCAGCCATTATTCCGGCAAACCCTTTATGCTTTATTGTGCTTATAAAATCTTTATATTGGCAATGATTCGACGTTTGAGAAAAAAAATCAGCGCTTCAAGTGCATCTCCCTTTATAAGTAAGTCTTCCGTGAGCAAAACCGGAGAAATACAATTAAAAAAGAAGGCAAACGATTATTTTGATCGATTCAAAAAAGATACTTATTACTTTGTTGGAAGATGTGTTCAATGTATCGATGATTTAAACTCCATGGGAGTTAAGAGAATTGTTCTTTGGGGAGATCGGTGTGTTGCAGATATTTTGGCTTTTTTTTCCAAAAAACATCAAATTAAGTTCGTATTTAAGAGTGGGTTAGCTGATGAGAAAATGACAAATAATTTTGATAAAATTATAATTGCCTCTTTTGATGACGTTGAGAGAAAAACGTATTTGCTGAGAAGAATAGGGATTGATAAAAAAAATATTGTAGATTTATGGTAA